The proteins below come from a single Parageobacillus toebii NBRC 107807 genomic window:
- a CDS encoding transglycosylase domain-containing protein has protein sequence MEHIKQTFSLKKAWRYFLITYEVCWNLFLIFLIFALCAICFAVGLGAGYFAFLVKDMPLPSYQEMKTDIYNYEETTHIYFANNVYLGNFRTDLEREEVKLKDVSPYVIKALIATEDEYFYEHHGIVPKAIIRALFQEATNSAMQTGGSTLTQQLVKNQILTNEASFERKAKEILLALRLEKFFSKNEILEAYLNVVPFGRNSSGRNIAGIQAAAQGVFGVNAKDLNLAQAAFLAGLPQSPFVYTPFTSDGKVKKDLSPALHRMKTVLTRMKQEGYISEKQYKEALQYDIAKHFAPPKPSPFEKYPWLTMEIEKRAKEALAEVLAKKDGYEKQQLWQNASLYERYLAKAEKQLRQNGYNIYTTIDKNIYDRMQKVVANYQYYGDDIIQYVKDQQTGKTVAKREPVEVGAILIENKTGRIISFVGGRDYGREQLNHATQAYRSNGSTMKPLLVYAPAMEMGIIQPGSIIPDTELHIKTGKGYYTPKNADRKTHGLVTARHALQYSYNIPAIRTYMKIMNQHPVQYLHKMGITSVAKTEENHVALAIGGTNKGVTVEENVNAYATFANYGTFIDAYLIEKIVSKDGQVIYEHQSKPVPVFSPQTSYLMIDMMRDVIRRGTASSLPYYLKFQADWAGKTGTGQNNKDSWFVATNPNVTFGVWMGYDTPAPLQLKYKGLSYSKRTQLLWAQLMNAAYDVKPQLIAPKTRFNMPGGIVRRAYCTVSGFVPSDLCEKAGLVNYDLYNTKFTPKQSKDQYLIEGRFVEVNGKRYIALNTTPSEFVSSGVILNKKLLKELGIYNINSAEWNGTLLVSEMKENGKRPDPPTVQLTNETITWKPHHENDVIGYRVYCAEQKGAPFRVVSIVKAGKSLTFSNLQPKATYYVTAVDISGNESPPSNIISEQNAAVPN, from the coding sequence ATGGAGCATATAAAACAAACGTTTTCCCTAAAGAAAGCATGGCGCTATTTTCTCATTACATATGAAGTATGTTGGAATCTTTTTCTTATTTTTCTTATTTTCGCACTATGCGCCATTTGCTTTGCGGTCGGTCTTGGCGCCGGATATTTTGCTTTTTTAGTAAAAGATATGCCGCTTCCTTCGTATCAAGAAATGAAAACAGATATTTACAACTATGAGGAAACAACGCATATTTACTTCGCCAATAACGTTTATCTTGGAAATTTCCGCACGGATTTAGAGAGAGAAGAAGTAAAATTGAAAGATGTTTCCCCTTACGTCATAAAAGCACTGATCGCAACAGAAGACGAATATTTTTACGAACATCACGGTATTGTTCCAAAAGCAATTATCCGGGCGCTTTTTCAAGAAGCTACCAACTCTGCAATGCAAACAGGCGGAAGCACGCTAACGCAACAGCTTGTGAAAAATCAAATATTAACCAATGAAGCGTCGTTTGAACGGAAAGCGAAAGAAATATTGCTTGCGCTTCGCCTCGAAAAATTTTTTAGCAAAAATGAAATTTTAGAGGCATATTTAAATGTCGTTCCATTCGGCAGAAACTCATCCGGGCGCAACATTGCCGGCATCCAAGCAGCGGCCCAAGGCGTTTTTGGAGTAAATGCGAAAGATTTAAATCTAGCCCAAGCAGCATTTTTAGCCGGCCTTCCGCAAAGCCCTTTCGTTTATACGCCATTTACAAGCGATGGAAAAGTGAAAAAAGATTTATCCCCAGCATTGCATCGCATGAAAACGGTGTTAACACGCATGAAACAGGAAGGCTATATTTCCGAAAAGCAATATAAAGAAGCGCTGCAATATGATATCGCCAAACATTTTGCGCCACCGAAGCCATCACCGTTTGAGAAATATCCGTGGCTCACGATGGAAATTGAAAAGCGTGCGAAAGAAGCGCTAGCGGAAGTTTTAGCCAAAAAAGATGGGTATGAGAAACAGCAGTTATGGCAAAACGCATCTCTTTATGAACGCTATTTAGCAAAAGCAGAAAAACAGCTTCGCCAAAACGGGTATAACATTTACACAACGATTGACAAAAATATTTACGATCGCATGCAAAAAGTAGTTGCAAATTATCAATATTACGGCGACGACATTATTCAATACGTAAAAGATCAACAGACGGGCAAAACGGTTGCAAAGCGGGAACCTGTCGAAGTCGGTGCAATCCTTATTGAAAATAAGACAGGGAGAATTATTAGCTTTGTCGGCGGCAGAGATTACGGGCGAGAGCAGCTCAATCACGCCACACAAGCATATCGATCAAACGGTTCGACAATGAAACCGCTGCTCGTATATGCGCCAGCAATGGAAATGGGCATTATTCAGCCCGGTTCCATCATCCCAGACACAGAATTACACATCAAGACAGGTAAAGGTTATTACACTCCAAAAAATGCGGACCGAAAAACACACGGTTTAGTCACCGCTCGACACGCCTTGCAGTATTCTTATAACATTCCTGCGATTCGAACATATATGAAGATCATGAATCAACATCCAGTACAATATTTGCACAAAATGGGCATTACCAGTGTGGCAAAAACAGAAGAAAACCACGTTGCCTTGGCGATCGGAGGAACGAATAAAGGAGTGACAGTAGAAGAAAATGTCAACGCCTATGCCACATTTGCGAATTACGGAACATTTATCGATGCGTATTTAATTGAAAAAATTGTATCGAAAGATGGACAAGTCATTTACGAACATCAAAGCAAACCTGTTCCTGTCTTTTCTCCGCAGACATCCTATTTAATGATTGATATGATGAGAGACGTTATTCGCCGAGGCACAGCGTCCTCTCTTCCGTATTATTTAAAATTCCAAGCGGATTGGGCTGGGAAAACGGGAACAGGACAAAATAATAAAGACTCCTGGTTTGTTGCAACAAATCCGAACGTTACATTTGGCGTTTGGATGGGATATGATACTCCGGCACCGCTGCAGCTAAAATATAAAGGGTTATCCTATAGCAAACGAACCCAGCTATTATGGGCACAACTAATGAATGCGGCTTATGATGTAAAGCCGCAGCTAATCGCTCCAAAAACGCGATTCAATATGCCAGGCGGCATCGTCCGTCGTGCATATTGTACAGTTTCAGGGTTCGTTCCATCTGATTTATGCGAAAAAGCTGGATTAGTCAACTATGATTTATATAATACAAAATTCACCCCAAAGCAAAGTAAGGACCAATATTTAATCGAAGGACGCTTTGTTGAAGTCAACGGCAAACGGTACATCGCGCTTAATACAACGCCGAGCGAGTTTGTTTCAAGCGGGGTCATACTTAATAAAAAATTGCTCAAAGAACTAGGAATCTACAATATAAACTCCGCCGAGTGGAACGGAACATTATTGGTTAGCGAAATGAAAGAAAACGGAAAACGTCCAGACCCGCCTACCGTCCAACTAACCAATGAAACAATAACTTGGAAGCCGCACCACGAAAACGACGTCATTGGCTATCGTGTATATTGTGCGGAACAAAAAGGAGCGCCGTTTCGTGTTGTCTCTATCGTTAAAGCTGGAAAATCTTTAACATTTTCCAATCTACAGCCAAAAGCAACATATTATGTGACAGCAGTAGATATAAGCGGCAATGAATCCCCACCATCGAACATCATTTCTGAACAAAATGCCGCTGTACCAAATTAA
- the acsA gene encoding acetate--CoA ligase, with protein sequence MKTEVLPVIQGDYNLKNYEETYKNFDWKEVEKEFSWFETGRVNMAYEAIDRHAETFRKNKVALYYRDASRNEKYTFKEMKEMSNKVANVLKQVAEIEKGDRVFIFMPRSPELYFSVLGIIKTGAIVGPLFEAFMEGAVRDRLEDSGAKAIITTPELLPRVPVNDLPELKYVFLVGDNIVEEGPYIDLKKRMNEASKHFDIEWVDRQDGLILHYTSGSTGKPKGVLHVHNAMIQHYQTAKWVLDLKEDDIYWCTADPGWVTGTSYGIFGPWLCGASSVVIGGRFSPDAWYQAIQDFGVTVWYSAPTAFRMLMGAGDEIVKKYDLSSLRHILSVGEPLNPEVIRWGMKVFERRIHDTWWMTETGAHLICNYPCMEIKPGSMGKPIPGVKAAIVDDQGNELPPYRMGNLAIKKGWPSMMKTIWNNPQKYESYFIGDWYVSGDSAYMDEDGYFWFQGRVDDVINTSGERVGPFEVESKLVEHPAVAEAGVIGKPDPVRGEIIKAFISLREGYEPSEELKEDIRQFVKKGLAAHAAPREIEFRDKLPKTRSGKIMRRVLKAWELNLPTGDLSTMED encoded by the coding sequence ATGAAAACGGAAGTACTACCGGTCATACAAGGGGACTATAATTTAAAAAATTATGAAGAAACATATAAAAATTTTGATTGGAAAGAAGTAGAAAAGGAATTTTCGTGGTTTGAAACAGGCCGGGTCAATATGGCGTATGAAGCGATCGACCGCCATGCGGAAACGTTTCGAAAAAATAAAGTAGCTCTCTATTACCGTGATGCATCGAGAAATGAAAAGTATACATTCAAAGAAATGAAAGAAATGTCCAACAAAGTTGCAAACGTGCTAAAACAAGTAGCAGAGATTGAAAAAGGAGACCGCGTATTTATTTTTATGCCGCGCTCTCCGGAATTGTATTTTTCTGTATTAGGAATCATTAAAACAGGCGCGATTGTTGGTCCGCTGTTTGAAGCGTTTATGGAAGGAGCGGTGCGCGATCGGCTTGAGGATAGTGGAGCGAAGGCAATCATCACGACACCGGAACTGTTGCCGCGGGTTCCAGTCAATGATCTGCCTGAGCTGAAATACGTTTTTCTTGTCGGGGATAACATTGTGGAAGAAGGTCCGTATATTGACTTAAAGAAACGAATGAACGAAGCGAGCAAACATTTTGACATTGAATGGGTAGATCGCCAAGATGGACTTATTTTGCATTATACATCTGGTTCTACTGGAAAGCCAAAAGGGGTTTTGCACGTTCACAACGCAATGATTCAACATTATCAAACAGCAAAATGGGTGCTTGATTTAAAAGAAGATGATATTTATTGGTGTACAGCTGACCCTGGTTGGGTAACGGGAACGTCATACGGCATTTTCGGTCCTTGGTTGTGTGGCGCTTCAAGCGTCGTTATTGGAGGACGTTTTAGCCCGGATGCATGGTATCAAGCGATTCAAGATTTCGGCGTAACAGTGTGGTATAGTGCACCAACGGCATTTCGCATGTTGATGGGAGCCGGCGATGAAATTGTCAAAAAATATGATTTAAGCTCACTTCGCCATATTCTCAGTGTTGGAGAACCATTGAATCCAGAAGTCATTCGCTGGGGGATGAAAGTATTCGAGCGACGCATTCATGATACATGGTGGATGACAGAAACAGGCGCTCATCTTATTTGTAACTATCCTTGCATGGAAATTAAGCCGGGGTCGATGGGGAAACCGATTCCTGGTGTAAAAGCAGCCATTGTTGATGATCAAGGAAATGAGCTGCCGCCATATCGTATGGGCAACTTAGCGATTAAAAAAGGATGGCCGTCGATGATGAAAACGATTTGGAATAACCCACAAAAATATGAATCGTACTTCATCGGCGATTGGTACGTTTCCGGCGATTCCGCCTATATGGATGAAGACGGATATTTCTGGTTCCAAGGTCGTGTCGATGATGTGATTAATACATCTGGGGAACGTGTTGGTCCATTTGAAGTAGAAAGCAAGCTAGTGGAACATCCAGCGGTGGCGGAAGCCGGGGTTATCGGTAAGCCAGATCCGGTGCGCGGGGAAATTATTAAAGCGTTTATTTCGCTTCGGGAAGGATATGAACCATCAGAGGAATTGAAAGAAGACATTCGCCAGTTTGTCAAAAAAGGATTGGCGGCACACGCAGCGCCGCGGGAAATTGAATTCCGCGACAAACTGCCAAAAACGCGAAGCGGAAAGATTATGCGCCGCGTCTTAAAAGCTTGGGAACTCAACTTGCCGACAGGGGATTTATCGACAATGGAAGACTAA
- a CDS encoding GNAT family N-acetyltransferase, producing MEHKKTYNAKELKTPKGTLIIEGPVSAEKLASYEFHHDLTSFRQPPQQHKALIEIAKLPEGRIIIARHNQTIVGYVTFLYPDPLERWSQGNMENLIELGAIEVIPEFRGYGVGKNLLIVSMMDDAMEDYIIITTEYYWHWDLKGTGLNVWEYRKLMEKMMNAGGLVWYATDDPEICSHPANCLMVRIGKRVDQESIQKFDRLRFMNRYMY from the coding sequence ATGGAACATAAAAAAACGTATAATGCGAAAGAATTAAAAACCCCAAAAGGGACATTAATTATTGAGGGGCCAGTATCTGCTGAAAAACTAGCAAGTTACGAATTTCATCACGATTTGACATCATTCCGCCAGCCGCCGCAGCAACATAAAGCACTCATTGAAATCGCAAAGCTGCCAGAAGGAAGAATCATTATCGCCCGTCATAACCAAACCATTGTTGGTTATGTTACGTTTCTTTATCCCGACCCGCTTGAACGTTGGTCACAAGGAAACATGGAAAATTTAATCGAGTTAGGCGCAATTGAAGTCATCCCGGAGTTTCGGGGTTATGGGGTAGGAAAAAATTTATTGATTGTATCGATGATGGATGATGCAATGGAAGATTACATTATTATTACAACAGAATATTACTGGCATTGGGATTTAAAAGGGACGGGGTTAAATGTATGGGAATACCGGAAATTAATGGAGAAAATGATGAACGCCGGCGGGCTTGTTTGGTATGCAACGGATGATCCTGAAATTTGTTCCCATCCGGCTAACTGCTTAATGGTTCGCATCGGCAAACGGGTCGATCAAGAATCTATCCAAAAATTCGATCGCCTTCGCTTTATGAATCGGTACATGTATTAA
- a CDS encoding acetoin utilization AcuB family protein has protein sequence MIVEQIMKTPVVTLQPTNTIAEAIQLVRQLRIRHIPIVDAENHVIGIVTDRDLRDASPSIFRLHEHLEDLQKPLSTIMKTDVIVGHPLDFVEEVAALFYEHKISCLPIVQDGKLVGIVTETDLLYTLIQLTGAHQPSSQIEVKVPNESGMLSKAAAIIAKRHTNISSVLLYPDEDENYQILVFRVQTMNPIGIINDLKNAGYTVLWPNLPGVSS, from the coding sequence GTGATTGTCGAACAAATTATGAAAACTCCTGTCGTTACACTCCAGCCGACAAATACGATTGCAGAAGCGATTCAGTTAGTACGACAACTGCGCATTCGCCATATTCCGATTGTTGATGCCGAAAACCATGTTATCGGCATTGTAACAGATCGAGATCTTCGCGATGCAAGCCCTTCTATTTTTCGTCTTCACGAACATCTCGAAGATTTACAAAAACCGCTCAGCACGATTATGAAAACAGACGTCATCGTTGGACATCCGCTCGATTTTGTGGAAGAAGTAGCAGCGCTGTTTTACGAGCATAAAATCAGCTGTTTACCTATCGTCCAAGACGGCAAACTTGTCGGCATCGTGACGGAAACAGATTTATTATATACGCTTATTCAGCTTACGGGGGCACATCAACCTAGTTCACAAATTGAAGTGAAAGTGCCTAATGAAAGCGGCATGTTAAGCAAAGCGGCCGCTATTATCGCCAAAAGACATACGAATATTTCCAGCGTTCTTTTATATCCTGACGAAGACGAAAACTACCAAATTCTTGTCTTCCGCGTGCAGACAATGAATCCGATTGGAATTATTAACGATCTAAAAAATGCTGGCTATACGGTGTTATGGCCAAACTTACCGGGGGTTTCGTCATGA
- a CDS encoding acetoin utilization protein AcuC — translation MKKDCVFIYSDDFLRYKFHDEHPFNQLRVKLTYDLLRAMNALEDEQIVTPRVATDEELTLIHDQSYIEAVKAAGKGQLPEQAALNYGLGTEDTPIFPNMHEASALLVGSTLTAVDYVLSGKAKHALSLGGGLHHGFRGKASGFCVYNDSAVAIKYIQEKYGLRVLYVDTDAHHGDGVQWAFYDDPNVCTFSIHETGRYLFPGTGGVNERGHGAGYGYSFNIPVDAFTEDESWLDAYTQALREIAEFFRPDVIFTQNGADAHYYDPLTHLSVTMKTYREIPKLAHQIAHEYCDGRWIAVGGGGYDIWRVVPRAWALIWLEMTEQSNISGKLPKPWLDKWQSRSPVPLPQEWDDPEPLYPPIPRKAEITEKNAQTVEKALYPIRSQRQKSTDQTISNK, via the coding sequence ATGAAAAAAGATTGTGTATTTATTTACAGTGATGATTTCCTTCGGTATAAATTTCATGATGAGCACCCGTTTAACCAACTCCGCGTTAAACTCACATACGATTTATTGCGCGCGATGAATGCATTAGAAGATGAACAAATTGTCACACCAAGAGTCGCAACGGACGAAGAACTTACCTTAATTCATGATCAATCATATATTGAAGCGGTCAAAGCAGCTGGAAAAGGCCAGTTGCCTGAACAGGCAGCCTTAAACTACGGACTAGGGACAGAAGATACGCCAATTTTCCCAAATATGCACGAGGCAAGCGCTTTGTTGGTAGGAAGCACATTAACTGCAGTCGATTATGTGCTATCCGGAAAAGCAAAGCATGCGTTAAGTTTAGGCGGAGGGCTTCACCACGGTTTTCGCGGCAAAGCATCCGGTTTTTGCGTTTACAATGATAGCGCTGTCGCCATTAAGTATATTCAAGAAAAATACGGACTCCGCGTTCTTTACGTTGATACGGATGCCCATCATGGAGACGGCGTCCAATGGGCATTTTATGATGATCCAAATGTATGTACGTTTTCCATTCATGAAACAGGCCGCTACCTATTTCCCGGAACAGGAGGTGTGAATGAACGCGGACACGGGGCAGGATATGGGTACTCATTTAACATTCCAGTAGATGCGTTTACAGAAGATGAATCATGGCTTGACGCTTATACACAAGCGCTTCGAGAAATTGCGGAATTTTTCCGGCCCGATGTGATTTTCACGCAAAACGGAGCGGACGCTCATTATTACGATCCGCTTACTCATTTGTCCGTAACGATGAAAACATACCGTGAAATCCCGAAACTCGCCCATCAAATCGCTCACGAATATTGTGACGGGCGTTGGATCGCAGTTGGCGGCGGCGGTTACGATATTTGGCGCGTTGTTCCGCGGGCATGGGCGCTTATTTGGCTAGAAATGACAGAACAATCGAATATTTCCGGAAAATTACCGAAGCCATGGCTCGATAAATGGCAATCGCGTTCTCCTGTCCCATTGCCGCAAGAATGGGATGATCCGGAACCACTATATCCACCGATTCCACGAAAAGCGGAAATTACCGAAAAAAATGCTCAAACGGTAGAAAAAGCGTTATATCCAATTCGCAGTCAGCGACAAAAATCAACCGATCAAACTATTTCTAATAAATGA
- the ccpA gene encoding catabolite control protein A — translation MNVTIYDVAREANVSMATVSRVVNGNPNVKPSTRKKVLEAIERLGYRPNAVARGLASKKTTTVGVIIPDISSIFFAELARGIEDIATMYKYNIILSNSDQNKEKELHLLNTMLAKQVDGILFMGGNITEEHVNEFQKSPVPIVLAATIEPNNTIPSVNIDYEQASFEAVTYLVEKGNKRVAYVTGPTDDPINQKKLAGYRRALETHGIAYDEELVIEGDNSYDSGIEAYEKIAELAEKPTAVFAGTDEMALGIIHSAQDHGVRIPDQLEVVGFDNTRLATMVRPRLTTVVQPMYDIGAVAMRLLTKYMNKENVENHIVVLPHRIEYRDSTK, via the coding sequence ATGAATGTAACGATTTACGATGTGGCACGAGAGGCAAACGTGTCGATGGCGACCGTGTCTCGTGTCGTGAATGGAAACCCAAATGTGAAGCCATCAACAAGAAAAAAGGTGTTGGAAGCGATTGAACGTCTAGGCTACCGGCCAAATGCGGTTGCACGGGGACTTGCTAGCAAAAAAACAACGACCGTTGGGGTTATTATTCCTGATATTTCTAGCATCTTTTTCGCGGAATTGGCACGTGGAATTGAAGATATTGCCACGATGTACAAATATAATATCATTTTAAGCAACTCTGACCAAAATAAAGAAAAAGAATTGCATTTGCTCAATACGATGCTCGCTAAACAAGTGGACGGCATTTTGTTTATGGGTGGAAACATTACCGAAGAGCATGTCAATGAGTTTCAGAAATCACCTGTGCCAATCGTGTTAGCCGCAACGATTGAACCAAATAATACCATTCCATCAGTCAACATTGATTATGAACAAGCTTCCTTTGAAGCGGTTACTTATCTTGTAGAAAAAGGAAACAAGCGGGTCGCCTATGTGACGGGACCGACGGATGATCCAATCAATCAAAAGAAATTGGCGGGCTACCGCCGCGCTTTAGAAACGCATGGAATAGCCTATGACGAAGAGCTTGTAATTGAAGGAGATAACTCCTATGATTCCGGCATTGAGGCATACGAAAAAATCGCTGAATTAGCCGAGAAGCCAACCGCTGTTTTTGCTGGAACTGATGAAATGGCGCTTGGCATTATCCATAGCGCGCAAGATCATGGCGTTCGCATTCCGGATCAATTAGAAGTGGTCGGTTTTGACAATACACGGCTTGCGACAATGGTTCGTCCTCGTTTAACGACGGTAGTGCAGCCGATGTATGACATCGGTGCGGTTGCGATGCGTTTATTAACTAAATATATGAATAAGGAAAACGTCGAAAACCATATCGTCGTGCTGCCGCACCGTATTGAATATCGTGACTCAACGAAATAA
- a CDS encoding bifunctional 3-deoxy-7-phosphoheptulonate synthase/chorismate mutase, translated as MSNKRLDELRAKVDEINLQILKLINERGRLVQEIGKIKETQGTYRYDPVRERKMLDLISEHNDGPFETSTLQHIFKEIFKAGLELQEDDHRKALLVSRKKHPENTIVDVKGEKIGDGNQYFVMGPCAVESYEQVAAVAKAVKKQGLKLLRGGAYKPRTSPYDFQGLGVEGLKILKRIADEFDLAVISEIVTPADIEIALDYIDVIQIGARNMQNFELLKAAGQVNKPILLKRGLAATIEEFINAAEYIMSQGNGQIILCERGIRTYERATRNTLDISAVPILKKETHLPVLVDVTHSTGRRDLLIPCAKAALAIGADGVMAEVHPDPAVALSDSAQQMDIAQFNEFMEEIRAFQRQMVKA; from the coding sequence ATGAGCAATAAGAGATTAGATGAGCTGCGGGCAAAGGTGGATGAGATTAACTTACAAATTTTAAAATTAATTAATGAACGAGGGAGACTTGTTCAAGAAATTGGAAAAATCAAGGAAACGCAAGGAACATATCGTTATGACCCAGTGCGTGAACGGAAAATGCTTGATTTAATTTCTGAGCACAACGATGGACCATTTGAAACATCGACATTGCAGCATATTTTTAAAGAAATTTTTAAAGCTGGTCTTGAACTGCAAGAAGATGATCATCGTAAAGCATTGCTTGTATCGCGCAAGAAGCATCCGGAAAATACGATTGTTGATGTAAAAGGCGAAAAAATTGGCGACGGCAACCAATATTTTGTGATGGGACCGTGTGCGGTCGAAAGTTATGAACAAGTTGCGGCTGTTGCAAAAGCGGTGAAGAAACAAGGATTAAAACTTCTTCGCGGCGGTGCGTACAAACCGAGAACATCGCCATATGATTTCCAAGGACTAGGCGTGGAAGGATTAAAAATTTTAAAACGAATTGCCGATGAGTTTGACTTAGCTGTGATTAGTGAAATTGTCACCCCTGCGGATATTGAAATAGCGCTAGACTATATTGATGTGATTCAAATTGGTGCGCGCAACATGCAAAACTTTGAGCTTTTAAAAGCGGCAGGCCAAGTGAACAAGCCAATTTTGTTAAAACGCGGGCTAGCGGCAACGATTGAAGAATTCATTAATGCGGCAGAGTACATTATGTCGCAAGGAAACGGTCAAATTATTCTTTGTGAACGCGGTATTCGCACATATGAGCGCGCGACAAGAAATACGTTGGATATTTCTGCGGTGCCAATTTTAAAGAAAGAAACACACTTGCCTGTATTGGTTGATGTTACTCATTCAACAGGCCGTCGTGACTTATTAATTCCTTGTGCGAAAGCAGCGTTAGCAATTGGCGCGGATGGAGTAATGGCAGAGGTACATCCAGATCCAGCGGTTGCATTATCGGATTCGGCACAACAAATGGATATTGCTCAATTTAATGAATTTATGGAAGAAATAAGAGCATTCCAGCGGCAAATGGTAAAAGCATAA